CGCGCGCTGGAGTGGGCGTGGTGGAGGCCGCGGCGGCTGGGCGCGGCGCTGAGGTCGCAGGGACTCCGTGGCACGGCGTACCGCCCGCTGGCCGGCGACGAGCCCCTCAACGGGCGGCTCAACCGCGAGGCCAGGTCCCGGGCCCTGCCGCTGCGCTGCCACGACATCGCGCCGCGGGCGATGCCGCTGATCCATCAGCTCATCAAGGAAAACGGTGTGTGCTCTGCTTGTCCTTGTGTTTGGCTCACTCTGTTTCGAAATTATTTTACGCCGCTCTGCTTGTGTTTTAGCTAACTAGTCACTCCCCTGTTTCGAAAATTTGCTTACGGACACCATTATTTTACGGCGTTTGTTAAAACACACTGCCCGATTATATCTTTGCCATGAACACACTGCCCGATTATATCTTTGGCATGAAGGGCCAGGGCTAGCGGGGGACAGTCTGCCTCCCTATGATTAATATTTTTCACAAACATCCCTTTAAAATTTGCAGATTTGGCACCTAAATTTGGCAAATTTTAGCTATTACCCCCTCCAACTTATGTGATGCATATTTAGCCCCCCTTTTTTTGTAATCCTGGCTCGTCTCTGTTGCCAGGTACCATTACAATTCTGTGACACAATTATCAAAATACACTACTAGGCTAAAAACGAAAAGTTTTGCACCTTGTCTTCAAAACCAGTCAAAGCATGGTCATCTCTCATCCCAGGCTAAAGACGGATCTAAGGATGGTGAAGCTGTGTTGGCGGCGGGAGAGGGTTTTAACACCACCGGAGCTAGTGTAACTAGTCGAGCGGCGACTCGATTCACAACAAAGAATAGGTGGGGAAGGTACGGAATGGTGGCGAGACGAAGGCAGGAAAACAACATAAGCCTACTGCCCCCGAACTTGGTCGGGGGGAGGGGACGATGGGACGCAAGGTGGAGCGTTTGGAAGTTTCAACACACGTAGTTGGTTGCTCCTCCTGCACGTGTAAACTGAGTTTTGGGTCTCCTCATGAGTCCCAACTTGGAGGAAGccagatatgtttctcccttccAAAAGTATTTGGAAGTTGATGGTCACTTTGTTCGTTTTCTAAAACTAGGGATGAAAATAGAGCGGAAAATTTCTGACTTCTCCATGGAAATACATAAATGGAActggaaaatatgaaaatagaaagGGAATTTTTCGAAATAGAAACCAAAATAGAATTATTTTgatagaaacaaaaacaaaagcaaagacAGAACAATCGTGGTCCGAGCAACAAAAGTGTAAACATAATTTATGTTTCCTTCTAAGACGGAATTTTTGTTTTAGGGTTTGATGTGCATGACCTATTCCAACtatcataatatgtgaccttgtcaaTCCCATCCCAAAGCAGACCAAGTAATCCCTTAGTTACTTCGAGGAAGCTTTCATGGTTGGACCCTTTCCATATTGTCGAGTATACTGAGCATCAATAGTAGGGTTAGGGGTAAGATTTGTCGGTTTCTTGTTTTGCTTGATTTTTTTTTCACGATTCAAGTGGTATCTTGGTTTCGATAAACATCTGCTTTTCGCTCTGTCTCCGTACTGTATTTTGTGTGCATCTTCTTTCGACAGTATCTGTTTTCGTATTTATTTCCTGGTTTTttatttgttttttactaccacaAAAAATATGAAGATAAATGTGCCACCCAGTTTTGTCCTTTCCGCTCTGTTTTAGTCCCTAGCTAGAATTGTGATTTTAACGATTTTTCTTTTTAGGAGTTCCACATcccctttttttttcttctatCGTAGCTTAGCCTCTAAATGGAGTTTCCAGGAACTAGATATTTTATATACTACTACATCTGAAATACAGCCCATGTTTCCCAAGCTGAGATGTGGCCGACTTCCATCAACTACACCGTGGGATGGCGCCGGAGATCTTCCGCACGGCGGCGATCACAAGTTCCAACACCAGCGGCGACGGCAGCCTGGCCTTCCTCTCTCTTGGCCATTCCACGGAGGTGATGTGCGCTGAGCGGCAGCTCAGGGTGGCCCGCGTCCGGCGGCCAGGGAAGCCCTCCGAATTGATCCCGGGACGGCGCGGCCGCGTCCTCCACCTTAATTAGAGCGGTTCCCTCAGCCGCGTCGGAATCTATTCTACCGCACTGCTAGTGCGCACCCTATCCATGTATGGGAATCTTTCATACAGACAAATGCGGTATCTTTTGGCACTCCCAGTCTCCCATAGTTCCATTCCTGCCTATGTCCTACTGTTTTGAATCAAGGAGTTGAAGATTATTTCTATGTTTCCTAGTATATGTTAATTTGGGGACCGATGCGAAGTTTTGCCACAAGTTTCTATGTTCTGAATCTTGAGCATTACTGCCAGTACAAAATTGATTCCTTGGCTGGAGCTTTTTATCTTTTGGTAAAATTATTCCCAAAATGTTGCACTTATTCATACTTCAATGAATATCATTTCATTTCTTTAATTTTCACCTGTTAGTTCTGCTTCAGCTCACTATTCCGAGGAAAGAATGCACCACATACCATTATATTCACTCTGCTGTATGCTGGTTTCATTGCTACATAGTTACATACAGGGGTAGGTTATTTGcagggtccctaacaagcaccccCAAGAGATACGTGTATCAATCcagcaaatactgcaaacatacaTTGATTGTTAGAATCACATAGTTTTAAAGAGCTGGCTTTAGCACCGCTATAGCTGTTTGAGCATTTTTCCGCTAAACGAAATCATGTATAATTGTCCGGTATAGCCTCATTTTGCTCCACTATAGCACCAATATAGCTGTTTTGGAAGGCTGCCGCTATTTTCCACAGCGGGCTATTTAAAACATTCAATCACTTGATTTACAGGTGAGATGTTCATCAGCTGGTTTGGGCCTGTGCctagagtatggagagccttctcctcaactccaattatgtatcaaccaaagtaagtgcaataaatacccaagcaagtgaaaagtagagccaaaatggtatgagagagaaggggggacgagctagatggaggaagaagaatggcttgtgtagtgtggtaggtgggaggttggctcacttttgtatatctggttcgctaattctgtggcgcaccgagcacagtgtgccacagaataccttatttctgtgccGCACTGtgcaaatgcgccacagaatagcttatttttgtggcgcacagtGGGACTGCGCCAGAGAATAaggaatttctgtggcgcactcgggtaagtgcgccatagaaatagtaaaaccaatgattgggggtgacaggttgtagggtccaccaagtttttgtggcgcacggttccctggtgcgccacaaaattaagctatttctgtggcgcaccttgcctggtgcgccacaaaataaatttatgtggcgcatttttaatggtgcgctatagaactaagctccgcctataagggttttcctactagtgcatggtgaagtcagaagaagagaatatcatgaaggccggattggagaactagctaatggaggttcaagtctttgctTGTTGAtgggcttgcttggtgtttcgGACTTCGCGGCAGTGGTATGGAAGTGGAGGCGGCAAAGACATGTGAAGTtcggagtcttacctttcagggtgaaaatccaaggtccggCCTTAATCGGTTGTGCTCGGCAATGCCTTTGTTGAAGGGATTGTTTTGAGAGCGAAGACTATCTTcgtggtgaaaacctaagatctttgatcgggcgtagGCGGCGCTTGTGCACTGGTCCCTTCTTGGAGGAGTTGGTTTTGAAGATTCTGATTTTCAGgggttgtcttggtggtgtttgTATTTCTGTTGCTAGGGctgtgatactgtagcgggacttttatttcttagttttctttttctcttttttggctatgtgcatccgtaatgttttagggcattgcgttgttgtagaggctgggtgtaattggtatccttcgatattaatatattccctttatcgaaaaagacAACAACAAGGTCGAAGAGGGTGCCGAAGCAGCGCTCCGATGTTTCCTAAGGCCAATACCTTCTCCCCCATTCTTCTCGCCACAAAAAGATGATGCGGCACGTAACCCTAGTCACCACACTCAATACCCTCTCCCCCATTCTTCTGCCGTGCACGTGAAACCAAAGTTACCACATCGTTTCGTGCCGCTATGCCAGGCTGCCCGAGATCCTTCGAGCATCAGCGAAGCTCCGCCACCTCTCCGCCGACACAAGCTTGTTGGGAAGCTCACGATCGAGCAAATCAACCTCACATATTCGAAGTCCTTCCAACGCCGTCCGGTCATCTCTAGCCACACAAACCGCTCCATTGCAAATGTGGCAAGTTTCTAGTCCCATGTACCCCTCTCCATCTTCCTCTCGCTCTGTAGCCTCCCCGCGCAAAACACCATCGTGTGCCACCGCTCGGCATCATCGCCTGCGTCAGTCCAGTGGTCAATAACCAATGGCGCAGCCCCATTTTGGTGCCCATTAGTCGTCAACATCCAAAGGCTAGCTCGCGTAGACCCTCTTCGCCCTCCTTTGTCGTAGGGTTGGTTGTTAGGAGAGCAGCCAGCCATGCTGACCAAGCACAGAAGTTTAAGGAGAACTGTAGGTCGGCAAAAAAGTTtagctcacttggttagggaagtggatgtacaacccagccacccaggttcaagtctccACGGACGCagatttgggttcttattatttcacacaaaaaaaccactgtaggggcttccctaccgtattcctttcaaaaaaagaaagttttattagtTTTTAGTATAGTTATTTAAAGAATTGATAGAAATAAGATTGCATCCAATAGATTTGAACCCCGCCCTCCGACATGGACCCAGTGAAATTGAATTCCCCGTGAAGATTGTCGCATTATGAGAAATACAAAAACAATATGTGGAAATGCTTGGTTTAATAAGCTCCATCTCAACATGTCCAAATTATGCATATGCATAAATAAATTTTAATCGTGTAGATATGTTCGCTGTGATCTTGCAAACTTAAAGTTGATATGTTGATACGTGTGTGGTACCCTATTTTACATCATCTGCGATGGAAGTGTGCTCTATTTTACATCATCTGCTATGACAATAAGTGTTCGATGTTCTAAAATAATATCTAGGTGCCTTAAAATACATCATATATTCGATGCACTTTTACATTTCAAACTCATACATTGGATAGTAATACATTTATGGCCAATTATTTCAAAATTATTTCATGATAAAGGCATATATTTACTTTTGCCTTTTGTCATGTTGTCTTACCATTAGCCGTCCATTCATTAAGAAGATCCAAAGATAACGTGTATGATTCCTGTGGTTGGCAATTTAGCACAGCTGGCTCATAGGCCGGCGAGGCCATCTTGGATGGGCAAGCGGTCCAAAGTCCATGATCTGCTCTGCACTGTTAATTTAAACATTGAACAGTATTAAGTCCCTTCTAAAATATAAGTATTTTTAGCTTTCCATAAATGTTTATATTTCACGAAGGAGGTAACGTTTATGTGTCTTAATTCCAGCATTGGAAGCTGTACATTTATGGCGAATAATATAATAGAAAAAAATATGCCGCAAGACACTTCTTTTGTTTATTGCTAGCATAATAAAGTATGACCAAGACTCGTTCGTCTTCATTAAGAAAATTTATTTATGGCGAAAATACAGCTATCACAACAAATTTGATCTCCCATTGTCACTTCATAAAGAAATTCCATTTTAGCAGCGTATCACAAAATTTGATCTCCCATTTATGCCTCAAGATTTGCATCATCTTACTACATAGACCCACCAAATTAAAGCCTCAAGATTTGCCCATGGAATCTTACTACATAAACCCACCAAAAGCCTCAAGATTTGCCTCCTCTCCATTCTCCCCAAACGAGACACCCAAAATGGCAGCGAGGCTTCTCATCCCCATCCTCCTAGTGCTCCTTGTCGTCTCCACGTGGCGCTCGCCTCCATCGTGAAGGAGACGTGCGCGAAGGTGGAAAACATATCGCTCCGCAAGGAACTGGAGGCCGTCTGCGTGACCACGCTCCAGGCGGCGCCGGGGAGCGCCACCGCCGACACGCACGGGCTGGCCGTGATCGCCACGAACCTGACGCTGGTCAACTACACGGCGGCGGTGGCCACGATCAAGGACCTACAACGGCACGGCGGCTGGACGGTCGGCCAGCAGGCTGCGCTGGCCACGTGCCGTGAGCGGTACACCGAGGGGCTCAACGCGATGCATAGAGCCATCCAAGCACTGGCCACGATGCAGAAGCAGGCATACGAGGACAACATGATCGCTGCCGTGAGGGCCTCCACCGACTGCGCCGCCGCGTCCGTGGCCGCGGATAAGGAGGAGTCGCCTCTGCGCAAGGTGAACGCCGACGCCGAGCACCTAACCGTCGTGGCCATGGTGATCTTTTTCTTGTTGTACGTGTAGCAAGCAGGATACCTGTGGATCTTGCCGTGTGACCGGTGTTAGATAGATCGACAGATCTATGAAAATAAAAACAGTAATTGAATGCGTGATTTGATTGCTTTGTGCCATTAATTTCATGTTCGTAAGTATTGAGATTTAGCTGTCTCCTTCGTGCTGCCCGTGAATGAGAGCGGCCGTTGTTACTGCTTCAGAACTTGACAAGTTTCAAGTTCAACTGGACGCAGACGCAACGCGGAGCTTTTCAGGTGACAGAGGCACTTGAACCTAAATTCCAGTGTTGCATGAATAGAGGATTGTGGAAGATCGCTAGTAGAAGGCCGGAGGAACGTGAGCACTAGAGGCCAGGCCCTTTTTCTTctcttagagcatgtctagtagAACCCTTAAAACTATAAAAGTTTTCTAGGATTTACAGGCTGAGATTTGCATGTTTTGGACACATTTACAGGTTGAAAAATAGGGGCAAAGAATAGAACCCCTAAACCCATAAAAAACGGTTATTTCCCTCCCGCCCGAAATGCAGTTTAGAGGGTCAACCCCTCTCCAACCCGTTTTTTTACAGGCCAAGAATAGATTCCCAGGTCGGACCTGGGAAATTTTTTACAGTTTTACAGTTTTAGGGGCTCTAGTCTTTGCGATTTTTTCGTCAAAAACTGTAAAAAAGCGGTTATTTTTACAGATTTAGGGGTTTAGGGGCTctactagacatgctcttagcAGGCAGCTCTACACTTCTCTTTCTTGCTCGAGCCGGATGATAATAAATGCCATACAAAATGAATTGGAAAAGGGATGACGTACGCAAGCAGCTGAAGGCAACTTAGCTACAACAGTCATCGCTGCAAATAATTGTGTCATCTTCCAAAAGCATTCTGTCATCTTCCAATCTATTCATCATTAATTGTGGGTGCTCACTAGAAATATTCGTCACTATACCATGTTCAGCCTTTCAGGCATCCATACATGCCAACCAAAAtctaatgaacaacaagcacatcTGTCAACATGATGAACATCGATCCCAGTCCCAttgcttctcttcacttgtgaacAAGCTGCACACCAGTACGACATACAGTTTCAGAAAAGAGGCTTAATTACCAATGGTCGGAAACTTATTGATAAGTGTTGACGTTGCATGGCTGATGATATCTTGGTTCGAATTGTTAACTTTCTTGGTAATCCAGCGCGCGTGTGTTGTTCCTCCTTATTATCTTCACATTCATTTGCTTAAGGAATTCTCAATTTTATATTTGCAAAGAATGGGTCTTCGCTATCATCATTTAATTTGTGCGTGGGCTCTATATCGAGAGGCCAGTTACGATGTAATAAGCTCATTTTCGAAGATTTACAGTATGATAGAAACCGATTGGCGCATCAATCTGTTTCTCCTTACAGTAAGTTGAATGCTGACCAGCTGCTTATTTATCATGAAATTACATGTGCTCTGTCTGCGCGGAGGCGGCACCGACCATGGTCAGATGGGCGAGCTCCGTCTGGGCGGAGGCGGCACCGACCATGGTCAGATGGGCGAGCTCCGTCTCGGCGTAAGACGACCTTGAGCTCGCGGGGCGCGATGCGGCTCGTGGCGGTGGCTCACGGTCGGTACCGTTCACCCGCGTCAGCGGGCACCGCCGCTTGAAGTACCCGGGGTCCCCCTTGCACGCCACGATGATGCGGCAGTCGTCGATTTTGACCTGATCCACGGGGCACCCGTTGGTGAGGTTCAGCGGGCAGCCCAGCGCCGGGCACTGCCCGCCGTCGCTGAACAGCGGGGTGACCACCGTCGCCAGGTTGAAGCCGTCCTCGAGGCTCACGCTGTACGTCGCGAGGTCCTCGGTGGAGTGCACGGCCAGCTGCACCACCGTCCTCGGCGGCGACGAGCCCGTGTCGCAGCTGGTCGGCGTCCTGCAGAAGGTGCGCGCCACCACGCTGCCAGCCCAGAAGGTGTCCGGGAAGGGGAAGGAGACCAGCCCCCCGTTGGGGTCGAGCTCGATGGTGTTGTCGGAGATGGAGGAGAAGTTCCCGTTGGGGGTGACCAGCGGGGTCACGGGGAACGGGCAGAGGTTCTGCAGGGTCAGCTTGGTGTCCGCCGCGCGCCGATGCCGCCAGAGCGGCGGCGGCCGCAAGCAGGAAGGCGCGCGAGGGCGAGGCGCTCGGCCATGGTAGCCATGTGCTCTTGTTTCTTGGCTTTGCAGGGGTGGTGAGGAACTGGTGATATCGTTTAGGCGGACGTGCAAGCCTGTTTGTATAGGCAAGGCGCCGTGAGTGCTATGCGTGTTTTAGAATAACCATGGAGTTCGTTGTACGGTTACTTAGGTACGTACGGAGGAGAGGTAGCATCACACTGATTTGTATTCACTCGATGTGTGGCAGTGGCTCACGGTGGGTACCCGGCCGGGGTGGGTCCCCCTTGCACGTACGTTACGTACGCCACCATGATGCCGCGCGCGCGCACTCGTCGATTTTGACCTGATCCATCCACGTACGGGGCACCCGCTGGTGAGGTTCAGCTGTCAGACCGTGCGACGGTGCACTCCAGCTGTCGATCGCCTTCCCTCGCGCGCGTTACCGGCCGATGGGCATGCACGCACTCCTGACTCGTGACTCGCGCGGGTGTGCACGCAACGTGAGCCCTCCCGCCGACATGAGCCGCGTTCCGCCACACCTCACCTCCATGGCACACAGGTGGCCGCCGAGGGGACTCTCTAGGCCTAGGGAGAATACTTTATCCATCTAAAACTCGTCAAATATACTATATTGCTAGAAGTACATAAATTCTGATACTAGATACCCGATGATTTCTTCTTAATTACACCGGTCGGTAGGTACCAAGAAAGCCCACATTTGCTATCTCCAACGACATGCATCGTATAAACGACACGACACGGGTGGACGCATGCCCGTATTTGCAATACATAACGTATCTAGGGGTTCCCTACTTCCCAAGCCCTAGCACGACACGTGATAGCCACATTCTATCATTAGCACGTACGAAATTCGCATAAAGTAACCTATTTTCCAGAGCCGTAGAACACGGTGAATTGGGGAAACATGTCATCACGACCCAAAACGCTAGAAATCCAAGATTACCACTTGGGTGTTTTCTTTTACGTTGTCCCATACAAAGTTGGCTAGCTACGCGTCTTTAATTAGTTAGGGTGGCGCCACCTTTTGACCATGGCGACGACACCTTGGTGTCGCATGGTATCGATCATGTGTTGTCCTTAGGCTTCACCGATAATACACAAATGTCGTTGCTTGCTATCTTCTATTGAATGCCTTCTGATCGTGCCAGAGACACTACTCCGTGTTATTGTGTTTGCTGTATGCATACCCCCTCGATTCATCCGGTGGTCTTCCCACCATCGGTGTCATGAGGGGTTCTCAACGGAACACATGCACCCAACTAGAGTCTTTCATTTGGCTCGAGGTTTCCCTTTCGCGTTGTATTGGTTTGCGTTCGACTACGCATGTATAGCCTATTTATGGGTGAAATGGACATCATATCGGTGCATGTGTCGTGGTATCGACTCCGATATAGGTCCTTCGGCACCATCAACCCACCGTATCTTCACTCGAGGTGTCAAGGCCTTTAATTTGTGTTTGGTGTACGTATACCCCCCAAGTTCATGCGGTGGTATTCCCGCCTTCGGTGTCGCGAGGTTCTAAACAAAGCATGCACCTAGCTAGAATCTAGCATTTCGGCTGCAAGGTTTTCTAGCTATGGGAGTCTTCTTAGTTTGTGTTCGACTCCGCATAGCCTATCAACGGGATAAATTGACATCACACCGATGCATGTTCCGTGGTCTCGACTCCGCCGTAGGTCCTCTGCTACCGTCAACCCACCGACGCTTCACTCAAGGTATGCACGCCTACACTAGAATCCTTGTCATCCCAAGTCGACTCATCGCCGCCTCAACGGAATTTGTCCCTGATGAGACCTTTCGAAGAACAATCATTGGAAGTTTAAAGCTATCTCCAACGACATGCATAATGTAGATGAAGCGGGTGGAAGTATGACCACATTGCAATTCATCACCTAGCTAGATTAGCTTGTGCTGGTTGAGGAGCTCAAATTCAGAATTAACGGCAATGTTAGGACGTGGACAACGCAAGTGAAAGATCTATATACGTAGTATATTTATTTTGGAGATGGAGGAGCGCAAGAGATTTTGAGGTTGGCGTAGAGGTGGGAATATTTTTGAGGTTGGCGAAGGGGGTGCCACTCACCCCGAATTCCTTGAGCCAATTAGATCACACTAATTGCGTACATGTGGATCGTCCTGTTAAACTCGATTCGAGCCGTCCATCTGGGCTGAATCCAACGATCAAAGCCGTGCATATATTTGTCTCAGGTCCCGAGGCGCTAATTAGACTCACACTAATTGCGTTGCTGAACCCAACCTGTTCGATACGCCCGCAAACCCTCACACTAATTGCGACTTCGATCTCAGGATTCATTCCCCGACGCCTCCTCTCCCTGAtccatctcgccgccggcacaCTCGCTCCGCCGCCTCCCTCTCGCCGTGGCCCCTCCCTCCATTGCCGGGCACCCTCCGCCGCTCCCCAAAATCCTCACCGCAGCGCCGACCCGCCTCCTGGACGAATACCCAACGGAAGAGGATGCTCGCGCGCGGGGATCCCGGTGGTGGCCGCCGCCCATGCCTGCGGGGCTCCTGGCTGTGGCCGCCGTCCTTGCTCGCGCGCGGGGATCCTGCTGGTGGAGGCCGTCCGAGCAACAAGGAAAACAAGGGCGGCCAGGCCGTGGCTGTCGGCGCCGCCGGACGCCGGCAGGGGGGATCGACGGAGGACGCCGGCAGGGCGGACCGACGGATGCTGCAGCCGGCGACCACCTCCCCCATCTTCTCCCCACGCGCGCCGGCAAAATCCCTGGAGGCTGGACCTGCTGCTCCCGCCGCGCGCCATCCACCTCTCTGTCCCGATGCTGCCTCCCAGTCCCGGTGAGCAAATCCTTCCAAATCCCCTTGCTATTCATCACGTTGGGTGAAATACTCTTTTGTGGGTCAGAAGTAATGTTCCTTCACCTTACTTTCCAGGGATGTATTCAGATTTGCCTCACATGTGCGTATTGGTCTGCAGTCCGTTGAAGAATTGATGATTTGGGTCACTTGTTGTTGCATAACTGTTTGCTTCGACTGTGTGATATGGTTAGTGCAGAGTGGGGTATGATTAGCGGACAGTGGGTTCATCTTGCTTTCTCCTGTAGGACACGACTATATTTCTCACTAGTCAATCTAATTCTTTACCTGATATGATGCCATACTACTAGACTGCTCATATTAATCTTGTATCTCCATGAAGTTAGCATACTGCACGTGTATGTCACCCAGCAGTTTATGCATGCCTTATGTAGAATAACAGGTTCAGATATATTCAGATAATTTAACCAGCTATCTCCAACATTAAGAAGAAAAGAAGCTCTACATTTTAAAATTTGTGCTTATCATCAGAGTTTAAGCCGCCTTGTGATCTCCTTGAAGAACCAATAGCCTTTTTTAACTGAAAATTGTATGCACTCTGTTTTGCTTACAGTAGTACATCTCTGTCCTTCTTTGGTTCCTAATTGAATGGGTTACTTGTGTAACCCCAACGTTTTGACCATGGGCAGCGAGCTCTCTGATTTTTCCTGAAAATTCAAGGGCTCTGCTCTACGCTGAAATTTTCAATCATTGTTTTTGGTTACCAGGAATGCTTGACGGGCCGGACACGGAGAATAGTAGAGCTGCGGTGGACCACTTGGCGTCGGCTGACCTGTGGGAGCACTTTGCTGAGAGCAGCGCCTATGGCCTCGCCGTGCTTGTCCACCTCCTCGGCCATGTCCTACCTCTCCGCCATCCAGCTATACACAGCCACCAGCCTCACCATCTCCAGGTAATCAAATGGTTCTAGTACTGAGCATTTTCTTATTGCAAACTTCAGAATTCGATTTGGAACCGACCACTGGTTTGTTGATCCTTGCCTGACAACTTACATACAGGAGAAGCATGGGGAGTGCAATGGATTCCTGGAGGGGTGTTGGCTCGCGGGGCTCCTGGTGGTGGCCGCCGGCCATGCCTGCGGGGCTCCAGGTTGTGGCCGCCGTCCTTGCTCGCGGGGCTCCTGGTGGTGGCCGCTGGCCATGCCTGCGGGGCTCCAGGTTGTGGCCGCCGTCTTTGCTCGCGGGGCTCCTGGTGGTGGCCGTCCGAGCAACAAGGACAACAAGGGCGGGCAGACCATGTGGCTCTCGGCGC
This Lolium perenne isolate Kyuss_39 chromosome 1, Kyuss_2.0, whole genome shotgun sequence DNA region includes the following protein-coding sequences:
- the LOC127325979 gene encoding uncharacterized protein isoform X1, which codes for MPAGLLAVAAVLARARGSCWWRPSEQQGKQGRPGRGCRRRRTPAGGIDGGRRQGGPTDAAAGDHLPHLLPTRAGKIPGGWTCCSRRAPSTSLSRCCLPVPECLTGRTRRIVELRWTTWRRLTCGSTLLRAAPMASPCLSTSSAMSYLSAIQLYTATSLTISRRSMGSAMDSWRGVGSRGSWWWPPAMPAGLQVVAAVLARGAPGGGRWPCLRGSRLWPPSLLAGLLVVAVRATRTTRAGRPCGSRRRRTPPGGSTEEGLVWWWPHQDAAAGDHLPDLLPTCAGNILGGWTCCSRRAPSTSLSRCCLPVPERLDGPDTEKSRAAVDYLALADLWEHFAESSAYGLAVLVRLLGHVLPLRHPAIHSHQPHHLQEEHGERNGFLHSIRNLSSYHIPVAAVYGSASA
- the LOC127325979 gene encoding uncharacterized protein isoform X2, which codes for MPAGLLAVAAVLARARGSCWWRPSEQQGKQGRPGRGCRRRRTPAGGIDGGRRQGGPTDAAAGDHLPHLLPTRAGKIPGGWTCCSRRAPSTSLSRCCLPVPECLTGRTRRIVELRWTTWRRLTCGSTLLRAAPMASPCLSTSSAMSYLSAIQLYTATSLTISRRSMGSAMDSWRGVGSRGSWWWPPAMPAGLQVVAAVLARGAPGGGRWPCLRGSRLWPPSLLAGLLVVAVRATRTTRAGRPCGSRRRRTPPGGSTEEGLVWWWPHQDAAAGDHLPDLLPTCAGNILGGWTCCSRRAPSTSLSRCCLPERLDGPDTEKSRAAVDYLALADLWEHFAESSAYGLAVLVRLLGHVLPLRHPAIHSHQPHHLQEEHGERNGFLHSIRNLSSYHIPVAAVYGSASA